One Candidatus Nomurabacteria bacterium genomic window carries:
- a CDS encoding lamin tail domain-containing protein → MTLLLATTLCIATSSTAFAEDTPQSKPTENNVIITELQTNGEGTGTTLQEFIELYNPLSEPVNMLGWSVVYKNSTGKETVVHTFTEPFLLLPSSYMIGKNEFTVESYLPDVLADFTYSYGSSGLAATAGSVMIKNQTDIVVDELAWVNTMSFIDNNTLNGLIGGMSAQRKCDAEQYFIDTNTVANDYFIGLPTPLSATCLSPSEDTQDNSQTDTIEPLVPVEQKPPATAPRMRLPLLINELFIDPIAPLTDSKDEFVEITNHNETAVDISGYTITAGTTTKYKYTFPSGSIIGPNGYLSITSAATTIALTNSGGTVQLADDLGTVVDSVQYTAAVPGAAWARNNVGTWQWTTAPTNGSANVIIPPPPAQAKTKKTSAAAAKKKSTKKTTKKKTNFSVAPPIQINEVFPDPKSPQTDAKDEFIELYNPHPTAINITDYTISAGATRKYTYTFPEGSVILPQSYIVVGSDSTSLSLTNSGATVQLINNFDKEIDTVTYDKAISGQSYARDDFGKWQWTSTVTKNEKNIITASAPKKSSKTSVAGIVAGTDSKPLAPAPQPLPTWVLAMLGFGAVCYAAYEYRFEARNIFYKFKAHSTAR, encoded by the coding sequence ATGACGTTACTATTAGCTACAACCCTATGCATTGCAACATCCAGCACAGCCTTCGCAGAAGATACTCCACAATCAAAACCTACAGAAAACAACGTTATCATCACTGAGCTACAGACGAACGGGGAAGGTACAGGAACCACCCTACAAGAATTTATTGAACTATATAATCCACTATCTGAACCTGTAAATATGTTAGGGTGGAGCGTCGTCTACAAAAACTCTACAGGAAAAGAAACCGTAGTACATACATTTACAGAACCATTTTTGCTTTTGCCTAGCAGCTATATGATTGGTAAAAACGAATTTACCGTAGAAAGTTACCTCCCAGATGTTTTAGCGGATTTTACCTATAGCTATGGGTCAAGCGGACTGGCGGCGACTGCTGGTAGCGTTATGATAAAAAATCAAACAGATATAGTTGTAGACGAGCTAGCGTGGGTCAACACGATGAGTTTTATAGATAACAATACTCTCAACGGTTTAATAGGGGGAATGTCTGCACAAAGAAAATGTGACGCCGAACAATATTTTATTGATACAAATACAGTTGCTAACGACTATTTCATTGGCTTACCAACTCCTTTGTCTGCGACATGCCTATCGCCATCAGAAGATACCCAAGATAATAGTCAAACAGATACTATTGAACCATTAGTGCCTGTGGAGCAGAAACCACCAGCTACGGCGCCGCGTATGCGTTTACCGCTACTTATTAATGAGTTATTTATTGACCCTATAGCTCCGTTAACTGATAGTAAAGATGAATTTGTAGAAATCACCAACCATAATGAAACTGCTGTAGATATTAGTGGCTATACAATTACCGCCGGTACGACAACAAAATATAAGTATACGTTTCCGAGTGGCAGTATCATAGGCCCAAATGGCTATTTGAGTATAACCTCTGCGGCGACTACAATTGCATTAACAAATAGTGGTGGCACAGTTCAGCTGGCAGACGATCTGGGCACTGTCGTAGATAGCGTGCAATATACTGCAGCAGTTCCTGGAGCAGCTTGGGCCAGAAACAATGTCGGAACGTGGCAGTGGACAACTGCACCAACCAATGGTTCGGCAAATGTCATCATTCCACCGCCTCCAGCACAAGCTAAAACCAAAAAGACGTCTGCCGCTGCAGCTAAGAAAAAGAGTACGAAAAAAACAACCAAAAAGAAAACTAACTTTTCAGTTGCACCTCCTATACAAATTAACGAAGTATTTCCTGATCCAAAATCACCTCAAACCGATGCAAAAGATGAATTTATAGAATTGTATAATCCACACCCGACGGCGATAAACATTACTGATTACACAATTAGTGCTGGAGCGACCCGTAAGTATACCTACACTTTTCCTGAAGGATCTGTGATTTTGCCACAAAGCTATATCGTTGTTGGGTCTGATTCTACGTCATTGTCGTTAACGAACAGCGGAGCAACAGTGCAGCTTATAAATAATTTTGATAAAGAAATAGATACAGTAACATATGATAAAGCAATCAGCGGTCAGTCATACGCAAGAGACGATTTTGGTAAGTGGCAATGGACATCAACGGTCACAAAAAACGAAAAAAACATAATTACTGCTTCTGCCCCCAAAAAAAGTAGTAAAACCTCGGTGGCAGGTATAGTTGCAGGAACAGACAGTAAGCCCTTGGCGCCCGCACCACAGCCGTTACCTACATGGGTGCTTGCGATGTTAGGGTTCGGCGCGGTATGCTATGCAGCGTATGAGTACCGATTTGAAGCGAGAAATATTTTCTACAAGTTTAAAGCACACAGCACAGCTCGGTAG
- a CDS encoding RecX family transcriptional regulator, with protein sequence MVITKITLQQKDTQRANIFIDGTYELSLTIDQVLEQKLKVGVNVDELALKRLRKLSEDGKVQARALEWCLSRPRSSKELRDYLYKKGASQELSDSICHTFALKKYQDDDYFTKWWIENRVRKNKSNLSIKTELKQKGINDELITKNLQVEVTPKIRLKNLIVLKRLQTKYPDENKLKQYLAGKGFYYSDIVEVLAELKEGA encoded by the coding sequence ATGGTAATTACGAAAATCACTCTGCAACAAAAAGATACACAACGGGCGAACATCTTTATAGATGGCACGTATGAGCTATCATTAACTATCGATCAAGTTTTAGAACAAAAGCTTAAAGTTGGCGTTAATGTTGATGAGCTGGCGTTAAAACGTTTACGAAAGCTTTCTGAAGATGGCAAGGTGCAAGCTAGGGCACTAGAATGGTGTTTGAGCCGACCAAGATCTTCAAAAGAATTACGTGATTATTTGTATAAAAAAGGTGCAAGCCAAGAACTTAGTGATTCTATCTGCCATACATTTGCCTTAAAAAAATACCAAGACGATGATTATTTTACTAAGTGGTGGATAGAAAACAGAGTTCGTAAGAACAAAAGTAATCTTAGTATTAAAACTGAGCTAAAGCAAAAAGGCATTAACGACGAACTAATTACAAAAAATTTACAAGTAGAGGTAACACCCAAAATTCGCCTTAAAAATTTAATAGTTTTAAAGCGCTTACAAACAAAATATCCAGATGAAAATAAGCTTAAACAGTATTTAGCTGGCAAAGGTTTTTACTATTCAGATATCGTAGAAGTACTCGCCGAGTTAAAAGAAGGAGCCTGA
- the recA gene encoding recombinase RecA, with translation MAAKKEQEKSTAQSGKSQALDLAVEQIKKQFGQGSIMQLGADYKVDVPTFSTGSLGLDIALGGGIPKGRIIEVYGPESSGKTTLTLHGVAEIQKQGGTAAFIDAEHALDPSYAQRIGVDVANLLISQPDNGEQALEIVETLVRSNAVDLIVVDSVAALVPQAEIEGDMGDAHMGLQARLMSQALRKLTGVINKSKCTVIFINQLRMKIGVMFGNPETTTGGNALKFYASVRMDIRRISQIKTADSVIGNRVRVKVVKNKVAPPFREAEFDIMYNVGISREGETLDLAVHNDIVGKSGAWFEYKDAKIGQGREAAKQYLMDNPKVLAEIDKKVRDVALA, from the coding sequence ATGGCTGCAAAAAAAGAGCAGGAAAAATCGACAGCACAGAGCGGCAAAAGTCAGGCATTGGATCTCGCCGTTGAACAGATAAAAAAACAATTTGGTCAAGGTTCAATTATGCAACTTGGAGCTGACTATAAGGTTGATGTACCAACATTTTCTACTGGTAGCTTAGGGCTAGATATAGCATTGGGCGGTGGAATTCCAAAAGGTAGAATCATAGAAGTCTATGGGCCAGAGAGTAGTGGTAAAACAACTTTGACACTGCATGGTGTAGCAGAAATACAAAAACAAGGTGGTACAGCTGCATTTATTGATGCAGAGCACGCACTAGACCCATCATACGCGCAGAGAATTGGTGTAGACGTTGCTAATTTATTGATTTCACAGCCAGACAATGGCGAACAAGCACTCGAAATCGTTGAAACACTCGTACGTAGTAACGCAGTAGACTTAATCGTGGTAGATTCAGTTGCTGCTCTTGTACCACAAGCAGAAATAGAAGGTGATATGGGTGATGCACACATGGGTTTGCAAGCTCGCCTAATGAGCCAAGCTTTACGCAAACTGACGGGGGTTATTAATAAAAGCAAGTGTACCGTCATTTTTATTAACCAACTTCGCATGAAGATAGGTGTTATGTTTGGCAACCCAGAAACCACTACGGGTGGTAACGCCCTAAAGTTTTACGCATCGGTGCGTATGGATATACGCCGCATTAGCCAGATTAAAACCGCAGACTCAGTAATTGGTAACAGGGTTAGAGTGAAAGTGGTAAAAAATAAAGTTGCTCCACCTTTTAGGGAAGCTGAGTTTGACATTATGTATAACGTTGGCATAAGTAGAGAAGGTGAAACACTAGACTTAGCAGTTCACAATGATATCGTTGGTAAAAGTGGTGCATGGTTTGAATATAAGGATGCTAAGATTGGACAAGGCCGTGAAGCAGCAAAGCAATACTTAATGGACAACCCTAAAGTACTTGCTGAAATTGACAAAAAAGTCCGAGACGTTGCTCTTGCGTAG
- a CDS encoding type II/IV secretion system protein: MRVSDKLVEDLLAKSEKVTPDQIASLKEQEKNEHKPLQDIVLQANLISEKDLTSAFAEQIDVPFVEIIAKDIEKETLHLIPERIARQYGVVVYGIDKNGTKLLAMEDPDDIQAISFLQKQLGNDVRISIATKTNILQAIDQYRENISSEITEIISGEDEDSESDEVNEEDLAEDSPVAQTVNLLIEGAIKSGASDIHIEPRENYVLVRYRVDGILREVNKLPKKVQAALVSRIKILSNLKIDERRAPQDGRFKIGISNLIYALRVSTLPITDGEKVVMRILSESTKALTLEQLGYWGPSLNTVNQAITQPHGMILVTGPTGSGKSTSLFSILSLLNNPTVNISTIEDPVEYKIPGTNQTQVNVQAGMTFVNGLRALLRQDPNIIMVGEIRDSETAGLAVQAALTGHLVFATLHTNNAATCLPRLLDMGIEPFLIASTVRAVVGQRLVRRLCQHCKQSFKPDDKMIKTIAQSFGIKDTSVMQYIYDLESQAIAGGIGVNQEASSKTSSSSAKGITRLWKANPEGCDECGHVGFKGRLGIYEALGNSTELQKLIISNATSGVINNQAIKEGMVEMLIDGFVKALRGETTIEEILRVTAEA; the protein is encoded by the coding sequence ATGAGAGTATCTGATAAATTAGTTGAAGATCTGCTCGCAAAAAGTGAAAAGGTAACACCTGATCAAATTGCCTCCCTAAAAGAACAAGAAAAAAATGAGCACAAACCACTGCAAGATATTGTTTTACAAGCTAATCTTATTTCAGAAAAAGATCTTACGAGTGCATTCGCAGAACAAATAGATGTTCCGTTTGTAGAAATCATTGCCAAAGATATAGAAAAAGAAACGCTCCACTTAATACCAGAGCGAATAGCTCGTCAATACGGTGTTGTGGTATATGGTATTGATAAAAATGGCACAAAACTACTTGCCATGGAGGATCCAGACGATATCCAAGCAATCAGTTTTTTGCAAAAACAACTCGGTAATGATGTCCGAATATCAATTGCTACAAAAACCAACATCTTGCAAGCAATAGATCAGTACCGGGAAAATATTAGTAGCGAAATTACTGAAATTATTTCTGGCGAAGATGAAGATAGCGAAAGTGATGAAGTTAATGAAGAAGACCTCGCCGAAGATTCACCAGTTGCTCAAACGGTAAATTTGTTAATTGAAGGTGCTATTAAATCCGGTGCATCAGACATTCATATTGAGCCAAGAGAAAATTATGTATTAGTACGGTATAGAGTTGACGGAATTTTAAGAGAGGTCAATAAGCTTCCAAAAAAAGTACAGGCAGCCCTTGTGTCGCGTATTAAAATTTTATCTAATTTAAAGATTGATGAACGCCGGGCTCCGCAAGATGGACGATTCAAGATTGGTATTAGTAACCTTATTTACGCCCTACGTGTTTCTACCCTACCTATTACAGACGGGGAAAAGGTTGTTATGCGTATTTTATCTGAATCTACCAAAGCACTTACCTTAGAACAGCTTGGTTACTGGGGTCCTTCACTCAACACGGTCAATCAAGCTATTACTCAGCCGCACGGCATGATACTCGTCACGGGGCCAACTGGTTCCGGTAAATCTACAAGTTTGTTTAGCATACTAAGCTTACTAAATAACCCAACCGTCAACATTTCTACCATTGAAGATCCGGTTGAGTATAAAATACCAGGAACAAACCAAACCCAAGTTAACGTGCAAGCAGGTATGACCTTTGTTAATGGTTTGCGAGCACTGTTGCGCCAAGACCCCAATATTATTATGGTTGGTGAGATTAGAGATAGCGAAACTGCCGGGTTGGCGGTGCAAGCAGCGCTAACTGGTCACTTAGTTTTTGCAACCCTACACACTAATAATGCTGCCACCTGTTTACCGCGTTTGCTCGATATGGGTATTGAACCTTTTCTTATCGCCAGCACTGTGCGTGCCGTTGTGGGGCAGCGTTTAGTGCGTAGATTGTGTCAGCACTGCAAGCAATCATTTAAACCTGATGACAAAATGATAAAAACTATTGCACAATCTTTTGGCATCAAAGACACTTCTGTTATGCAGTATATCTATGATCTCGAGTCACAGGCAATTGCAGGTGGTATAGGCGTGAATCAAGAAGCATCATCTAAAACATCATCATCTTCTGCTAAAGGTATTACACGCCTCTGGAAAGCAAACCCAGAAGGCTGTGATGAATGTGGCCATGTTGGTTTTAAGGGGCGACTTGGTATTTATGAAGCACTTGGTAACTCGACAGAGCTACAAAAACTCATAATCAGTAATGCAACCAGTGGAGTTATTAATAATCAAGCGATAAAAGAAGGCATGGTAGAAATGCTCATAGACGGTTTTGTAAAAGCTCTCAGGGGTGAAACAACTATAGAAGAAATTCTCCGTGTCACGGCAGAGGCATAG